From Coccinella septempunctata chromosome 4, icCocSept1.1, whole genome shotgun sequence, a single genomic window includes:
- the LOC123312482 gene encoding uncharacterized protein LOC123312482, which produces MSRFLVVISCVVILSCIAALTTAKPIMVTFGTNKGPIVPRSALPSTPITERSDTPTKPAPVYEVREDTPNPETYKPLVPHQYRTKLLALKPSNLILGTPLDVKYTPSEEKYEVYKKTQLKSLGRTYVGPNLFERQAYEFFDFDKGKTFLQPSVSYIKPQVFADKQKYVPEIGVLYSSGVRYYVPQIFYQVVPDEHQTEIAEEQDQENSVYDKQDHKYFYTTS; this is translated from the coding sequence gttATATTGTCATGTATAGCTGCTCTAACTACCGCTAAGCCCATAATGGTAACCTTTGGAACCAACAAGGGACCTATCGTTCCAAGATCTGCCCTACCATCGACCCCCATAACGGAAAGGTCTGACACCCCAACCAAACCTGCGCCCGTTTACGAAGTCAGGGAAGACACGCCTAATCCTGAAACGTACAAACCTCTGGTGCCTCATCAGTACAGAACGAAATTGTTAGCCTTGAAACCATCAAATCTCATTTTAGGGACGCCACTGGACGTGAAGTACACGCCAAGCGAGGAAAAATACGAGGTGTACAAGAAAACGCAGCTGAAGTCTCTAGGAAGAACGTACGTGGGGCCTAACCTTTTCGAGAGACAGGCCTATGAATTCTTCGACTTCGATAAGGGGAAGACATTCCTTCAACCCTCGGTTAGCTACATCAAACCCCAAGTTTTTGCGGACAAGCAGAAGTATGTGCCGGAAATTGGTGTTCTATATTCGTCTGGTGTGAGATATTATGTTCCTCAAATTTTCTATCAAGTGGTGCCAGATGAACACCAGACGGAAATAGCAGAAGAGCAAGATCAGGAGAATTCGGTTTACGACAAGCAGgatcataaatatttctatacGACATCTTGA